One region of Chryseobacterium sp. C-71 genomic DNA includes:
- a CDS encoding RNA polymerase sigma factor, producing MKLLFNNKKEDLLSRLKRQDPAAQKIFYDQSVKKFLSVAKSYISDIYQAEDCVIKAFCKIFKHIESFRGEGNFEGWARKIVVNECLNFIKSHKTVFYLDDVHASALEEIYDEPIVFDFNAQELLDQLPDAYRMVFNLYVIEEYSHQEIADTLNISTAVSKTQLFRAKEKLRKIYFQQQKKLKNENV from the coding sequence ATGAAGCTTTTGTTTAATAATAAAAAAGAAGATTTGCTGAGCCGCCTTAAAAGGCAGGATCCGGCAGCACAGAAAATCTTTTACGATCAGAGTGTAAAGAAATTTCTGAGTGTGGCAAAAAGTTACATCAGTGATATCTATCAGGCAGAAGATTGCGTGATCAAAGCATTTTGTAAAATTTTTAAACACATTGAAAGCTTTCGTGGTGAAGGAAACTTTGAAGGTTGGGCGAGAAAAATTGTGGTGAATGAATGTCTCAATTTTATTAAAAGCCACAAAACGGTTTTTTATCTCGACGATGTTCATGCATCTGCACTTGAAGAAATTTATGACGAGCCAATCGTTTTTGATTTTAATGCGCAGGAGCTTTTAGATCAGCTTCCGGATGCTTACAGGATGGTTTTTAACCTTTATGTGATTGAAGAATATTCGCATCAGGAAATCGCAGATACTTTGAATATTTCTACTGCGGTAAGCAAAACTCAACTCTTCAGAGCTAAAGAAAAATTGAGAAAGATCTACTTTCAACAACAAAAAAAACTGAAAAATGAAAACGTCTAA
- a CDS encoding DUF4835 family protein yields MKKYITLLFLLLFFNFSFSQELLATVQVNSQQIQGSNQQAFKALEKSLRDFVNNTSWTGKKLQNFEKIKSNFAIVLSERDGNKYKGSIVIQAVRPVFSSSYESPLINLQDTKFAFDYVENENLIFNERQFSGKNLIDVISFYVYLILGYDADSFQASGGTQWFNKAQQIAQNSQNRGYDGWGQINDPRSRSILIGEILNPNMSQLRQSMYTYHRAGLDGMFNQDQTQSKKIIFDALMQLKTYENSFQQNYFFNIFINTKNDEIFNIFNSGNNGGIVLNDLKQVMIIFAPKFADTKWNKWR; encoded by the coding sequence ATGAAAAAATATATAACACTTTTATTTTTACTTCTGTTTTTCAATTTTAGTTTCTCACAGGAACTTTTGGCTACAGTTCAGGTAAATTCACAACAGATTCAGGGTAGTAATCAGCAGGCTTTTAAGGCTTTGGAAAAAAGCCTTAGAGATTTTGTCAACAATACAAGCTGGACAGGTAAAAAACTTCAGAATTTCGAAAAAATAAAGTCAAATTTTGCAATTGTCCTCAGCGAAAGAGATGGCAACAAATACAAAGGGAGTATTGTTATTCAGGCAGTACGTCCGGTTTTCAGTTCATCCTATGAATCTCCGCTGATCAACCTGCAGGATACAAAATTTGCTTTTGACTATGTGGAAAACGAAAACTTAATTTTTAATGAGAGACAGTTCTCGGGAAAAAACTTGATTGATGTGATCAGTTTCTATGTGTATCTGATTTTAGGTTACGATGCCGACAGCTTTCAGGCTTCAGGCGGAACACAATGGTTCAATAAAGCACAGCAGATTGCCCAAAATTCTCAAAACCGTGGATATGACGGTTGGGGACAAATCAATGATCCCAGAAGCCGCTCTATTTTGATCGGAGAGATTTTAAATCCGAATATGAGTCAGCTTCGTCAGTCGATGTATACGTATCACAGAGCGGGTTTAGACGGGATGTTTAATCAGGACCAGACACAGTCTAAAAAGATTATTTTTGATGCATTAATGCAGTTGAAAACGTACGAAAACTCTTTTCAGCAGAATTATTTCTTCAATATATTTATCAATACCAAAAATGATGAAATTTTCAATATTTTCAACTCTGGAAACAACGGTGGAATTGTATTGAATGACTTAAAACAGGTGATGATCATCTTTGCACCAAAATTTGCCGACACCAAGTGGAATAAGTGGAGGTAA
- a CDS encoding ABC transporter ATP-binding protein, translated as MIIINNLSKTYGKATVLNIENLEIPKGETFGLVGNNGAGKTTLFSLMLDLIQPTTGFVSIDGIKVNESEAWKSKVAAFVDDTFLIGYLTPEEYFYFIGELRGQNKASVDEFLKQFHDLFNGEIVNSGKYVRDLSKGNQKKVGIVGAIIGNPEIVILDEPFANLDPSTQIKLKNLIKELAKQSGVTFLISSHDLAHTTEVCNRIVVVNKGVQVKDIQTNPETLRDLEQYFADQVNIPV; from the coding sequence ATGATTATTATAAATAATTTATCTAAAACGTACGGAAAAGCAACCGTTCTCAATATTGAAAATCTTGAAATTCCTAAAGGTGAAACATTCGGTCTGGTAGGAAACAACGGAGCCGGGAAAACGACACTTTTCAGTTTAATGCTTGATTTGATTCAGCCTACAACAGGTTTTGTAAGCATCGACGGAATTAAAGTCAATGAATCGGAAGCCTGGAAATCTAAAGTTGCTGCATTTGTAGACGATACTTTTCTGATTGGATATTTAACTCCGGAAGAATATTTTTACTTCATAGGAGAACTAAGAGGTCAGAATAAAGCGTCTGTTGACGAATTTTTGAAGCAATTTCATGATCTTTTTAATGGCGAAATCGTTAATTCCGGAAAATACGTAAGGGATTTATCCAAAGGAAATCAGAAAAAAGTTGGAATCGTAGGAGCAATCATCGGAAATCCTGAAATTGTAATTCTCGATGAACCATTTGCCAATCTGGATCCTTCTACACAGATCAAGCTTAAAAATTTAATAAAAGAATTGGCGAAACAAAGTGGTGTTACATTCTTGATTTCAAGTCACGATTTGGCACATACCACTGAAGTCTGCAACAGAATTGTTGTGGTAAATAAGGGAGTTCAGGTGAAAGATATTCAGACCAATCCTGAAACATTGAGAGATCTGGAGCAGTATTTTGCCGATCAGGTGAATATTCCGGTTTAA
- a CDS encoding fumarate hydratase: MDFKYQDPYPILKDDTVYKKLTSDYVKVEQHGEREILTIDPKGLELLAEEAMADVSFMLRSSHLESLRRIIDDPEATDNDRFVAYNLLQNAAVAVEGALPSCQDTGTAIVMGKKGENVYTGVEDGEYLSKGIYNTYQKRNLRYSQVVPLTMFDEKNSGSNLPAQIDIYAKKGDYYEFLFLTKGGGSANKTFLYQKTKSLLNEKSLEAFVKERISDLGTAACPPYHLALVIGGTSAEANLAAVKKASAKYYDNLPTEGNEAGQAFRDLEWEAKVQKICQESAIGAQFGGKYLTHDVRVIRLPRHAASCPVGMGVSCSADRNIKGKITKEGIFLEQLEQDPKRFLPATPPHLEAAVDIDLNKPMPEILAELSKYPIKTRLKLNGTLIVARDIAHAKIKELLDAGKPMPEYFKNHPIYYAGPAKTPEGMASGSFGPTTAGRMDVYVEEFQSHGGSMVMLAKGNRTADVTNACYKYGGFYIGSIGGPAAILAKENILSVEVVDFPELGMEAVRKIEVKDFPAFIITDDKGNDFFANLAH, translated from the coding sequence ATGGATTTTAAATATCAGGATCCGTATCCAATTTTGAAAGATGATACGGTTTATAAAAAATTGACTTCAGATTATGTTAAAGTTGAACAACATGGTGAAAGAGAAATTTTAACCATCGACCCGAAAGGCTTGGAGTTATTGGCTGAAGAAGCCATGGCAGACGTTTCTTTCATGCTTCGTTCTTCGCATTTAGAAAGTTTAAGAAGAATAATTGATGATCCTGAAGCGACTGATAACGATAGATTCGTTGCTTACAATTTGCTTCAAAATGCTGCTGTAGCGGTTGAGGGAGCTTTGCCTTCTTGCCAGGATACCGGCACAGCAATCGTAATGGGTAAGAAAGGCGAAAATGTTTATACCGGAGTTGAAGATGGTGAATATTTAAGCAAAGGAATCTACAATACTTATCAAAAGAGAAATTTAAGATATTCTCAGGTAGTTCCGCTGACGATGTTTGATGAAAAGAATTCAGGTTCAAATCTTCCGGCACAAATTGATATTTATGCTAAAAAAGGTGATTATTACGAGTTTTTATTCTTAACGAAAGGCGGAGGTTCTGCCAACAAAACTTTCCTGTATCAAAAAACAAAATCTTTATTAAACGAAAAGTCGCTTGAAGCATTTGTAAAAGAGAGAATTTCAGACTTGGGAACAGCGGCTTGTCCGCCTTATCACTTGGCCTTGGTTATCGGTGGAACTTCGGCAGAAGCGAATTTGGCTGCGGTAAAAAAAGCATCTGCAAAATATTATGACAATCTTCCGACAGAAGGAAACGAAGCAGGACAGGCTTTCAGAGATTTGGAATGGGAAGCAAAAGTTCAGAAAATCTGTCAGGAAAGTGCGATTGGTGCTCAGTTTGGTGGAAAATATTTAACTCATGATGTTCGCGTAATCAGGTTGCCTCGTCATGCGGCTTCCTGTCCTGTCGGAATGGGAGTTTCTTGTTCAGCTGACAGAAATATTAAAGGAAAAATTACCAAAGAAGGAATTTTCTTAGAACAATTAGAACAGGATCCGAAAAGATTTTTACCAGCAACACCTCCACATTTAGAAGCGGCGGTTGATATTGATTTGAATAAACCAATGCCTGAGATTTTGGCTGAATTGTCGAAGTATCCAATCAAAACAAGATTAAAATTGAACGGAACTCTGATCGTTGCAAGAGATATTGCTCACGCAAAAATTAAAGAATTATTGGATGCAGGGAAACCAATGCCTGAATATTTTAAAAATCACCCGATTTATTACGCAGGACCTGCAAAAACTCCGGAAGGAATGGCGTCAGGAAGTTTCGGACCTACAACGGCAGGAAGAATGGATGTATATGTTGAAGAATTCCAAAGTCACGGTGGAAGTATGGTGATGCTTGCAAAAGGAAACAGAACTGCAGACGTTACGAACGCTTGTTATAAATACGGAGGTTTTTACATCGGTTCAATTGGTGGACCTGCTGCAATTTTAGCAAAAGAGAATATTTTGTCTGTTGAAGTTGTTGATTTCCCTGAATTAGGAATGGAAGCAGTAAGAAAGATTGAGGTGAAAGATTTCCCTGCATTCATCATTACCGATGATAAAGGAAATGATTTCTTTGCCAATCTTGCGCATTAA
- a CDS encoding outer membrane beta-barrel protein, which produces MIKKFIITGMLCLVATSMNAQKSLKIDLSSKSETKVSPIVKEKIEEYSMKINEIIQEEKNLMEAELLALQTKNLDKAEFDKQKSQIADNYSEKIDQRIEALGFDLDNVIQKQVRFSLLNSDVTSNEELKAKLLKKFRPAKDFTGYFTYGIMNLTNDLPDNDLDRNMGYASNLEFGLKFNYQFSRTSPWGLTSGIGFSWRTLRPDNNMIFAKDANAGVYLANYGGDVDKTKLRTGYIMVPLGIQYNFSKLKNAGMDVQYRPYSDGFRVAANIYGGVKMSTNNIVRGNGPDFRDRGNYQVNPFVYGAQFTVSYDNISLFVKKDFSNFFKGNHFENDKAIIFGIGFGL; this is translated from the coding sequence ATGATTAAGAAATTTATCATCACAGGAATGTTGTGCCTTGTTGCCACCTCAATGAATGCACAAAAATCGCTTAAAATAGACCTTTCTTCTAAAAGCGAAACAAAGGTAAGCCCCATTGTAAAAGAGAAAATTGAAGAATATTCTATGAAGATCAATGAGATTATTCAGGAGGAGAAAAACCTGATGGAAGCAGAATTACTTGCTCTTCAAACTAAAAATCTAGATAAAGCAGAATTCGACAAGCAAAAATCTCAGATTGCAGATAATTATTCTGAGAAAATTGATCAGAGAATTGAAGCTTTAGGTTTTGATCTTGATAATGTAATCCAAAAGCAGGTGAGATTTTCATTGCTGAATTCTGATGTGACATCTAATGAAGAATTGAAAGCAAAATTGCTGAAGAAGTTCCGTCCTGCAAAAGATTTTACCGGATATTTTACCTACGGGATTATGAATCTTACCAATGATCTTCCGGATAATGACTTAGATAGAAATATGGGATATGCGAGCAATCTTGAATTTGGTTTGAAATTTAATTATCAGTTCAGCAGAACAAGCCCATGGGGATTAACTTCAGGAATCGGATTTTCATGGAGAACGCTTCGTCCGGATAATAATATGATTTTTGCTAAAGATGCCAATGCAGGAGTTTATTTAGCAAACTATGGCGGAGATGTTGATAAAACGAAATTGAGAACAGGGTACATTATGGTTCCCCTAGGTATTCAGTATAATTTTTCAAAGTTGAAAAATGCAGGAATGGATGTTCAGTACAGACCTTATTCAGATGGTTTCAGAGTGGCAGCGAATATATATGGAGGTGTAAAAATGTCAACCAACAACATTGTAAGAGGCAACGGTCCGGATTTCAGAGACAGAGGGAATTATCAGGTCAATCCTTTTGTTTATGGAGCACAGTTTACGGTATCTTACGACAACATTAGTCTGTTCGTGAAAAAAGATTTCAGCAACTTTTTCAAAGGAAATCACTTTGAAAATGATAAAGCGATCATTTTTGGTATAGGATTTGGATTATAA
- a CDS encoding DUF5687 family protein, producing MFVKFLRLEIKSFFRGTSVGINLAMKIFRFLGILSIIAYCIGAGFLAFFYVSKEMEQDPVKVVSKFMIILWVADLIFKYMLQQMSTQNIKPFLTLNISKKTLVNYMLIKTFLSPFSWMNSFFFVTFSVICMFNGFSIVGSLSWLIALSLLFYLNNFINILFNNKENIAIAVGILFAAIGGLAYYEVVPLLDYSEKLFYSFYDQPYFTLLAIALFAGLWYICFKHVKKEFYLDQGLEDKKTFGKTENIAFLNKYGAIGSFINNDIKMLRRNKVTKGVLIGSFMFIFYGLLMFSSPIYKTPYMMMFMGLFVTGGFQFLFGQRVPSFDSSYYPLMMTLNVPYKEYLKAKWWLMNIVTAASIVIALFYAIISWEVYFSFFAAGLYNIGVNSQFTLWSGAYTKTQIDLNSKEKVMGQKNSFNMKSLLLLIPKMLLPMAVFGISKYFFGMTTAVVSIAILGMIGFLFREKIFDIIVKQYKSEKYSTLEAFKSKN from the coding sequence ATGTTTGTTAAGTTCCTGAGGTTAGAAATCAAAAGTTTTTTTCGTGGCACTTCGGTCGGAATCAATCTGGCAATGAAGATCTTCCGTTTTCTCGGAATTCTTTCTATTATAGCCTATTGTATCGGAGCGGGTTTTCTTGCTTTTTTCTATGTAAGCAAAGAGATGGAACAAGATCCTGTAAAGGTCGTTTCAAAATTCATGATTATTTTGTGGGTAGCAGATTTGATTTTCAAATATATGCTCCAACAAATGTCTACGCAGAACATCAAGCCATTTCTTACGCTTAATATTTCTAAGAAAACTTTGGTCAATTATATGTTGATTAAGACTTTTCTCTCGCCGTTTAGCTGGATGAATTCTTTCTTTTTTGTCACATTTTCAGTGATCTGTATGTTCAATGGTTTTAGTATTGTAGGGAGTTTAAGCTGGCTGATTGCACTTTCGCTTTTATTTTATCTTAATAATTTTATCAATATTCTGTTTAATAATAAAGAAAATATTGCTATTGCTGTAGGGATTTTGTTTGCTGCCATCGGTGGTTTGGCGTATTATGAGGTTGTCCCGCTTTTAGATTATTCTGAAAAGCTTTTTTATTCATTTTATGATCAGCCCTATTTTACCTTATTAGCGATTGCTTTATTTGCGGGATTATGGTACATCTGCTTTAAACACGTAAAAAAAGAATTCTATCTCGATCAGGGATTAGAAGACAAAAAAACGTTCGGTAAAACTGAGAACATCGCTTTCCTCAATAAATATGGCGCGATCGGAAGTTTTATCAACAATGATATCAAAATGTTGAGACGAAATAAAGTGACAAAAGGCGTACTGATTGGGAGTTTTATGTTCATTTTCTATGGTCTTCTCATGTTTTCTTCACCTATTTACAAAACACCTTATATGATGATGTTTATGGGATTGTTTGTGACGGGTGGTTTTCAGTTTTTGTTTGGTCAGCGAGTGCCTTCGTTTGATAGTTCATATTATCCATTGATGATGACGCTGAACGTTCCATACAAAGAATATCTTAAAGCAAAATGGTGGTTGATGAATATTGTCACGGCTGCTTCAATTGTCATCGCCCTGTTTTATGCAATTATAAGCTGGGAAGTTTACTTCAGTTTCTTCGCTGCCGGATTGTATAATATCGGAGTCAATTCTCAATTTACTTTATGGTCAGGAGCCTACACAAAGACACAGATCGATCTCAATTCTAAAGAAAAAGTAATGGGACAGAAGAATAGCTTCAACATGAAAAGCCTATTGCTGCTCATTCCCAAAATGCTTTTGCCAATGGCTGTTTTTGGTATATCTAAATATTTCTTCGGAATGACTACGGCTGTCGTAAGCATCGCCATTCTAGGGATGATAGGATTTTTATTCAGAGAAAAAATATTCGACATTATTGTAAAACAGTACAAAAGCGAAAAATACAGTACACTAGAAGCATTCAAATCTAAAAATTAA
- a CDS encoding helix-turn-helix transcriptional regulator, translating into MQKQTQKGLIFMSDNIKIIFHDDSDMNSFVKAKYVEGKSSFNLLFFLSPDIHLNADDCKTQFIFKKNQYILHYTPEESQAELWTNNETMKYLQIQIKYQYISNLIDPESHKENAEILEQMIHNNFIFLHKETPPNMTVEMHIILKEILSYYRKGVMQKLFVEAKIIKLLILIFEQFNEKDTAQDLPETPLLIKKFVDDNFHRNIKIEEISKILGINESKIRKEFKIHYHMTIVDYISELRMLKAKKLIVNNELMIKEIAIDCGYEYVQNFTRAFKKKFGISPEKLRTDSI; encoded by the coding sequence ATGCAGAAGCAAACTCAAAAAGGATTAATATTTATGTCTGATAACATCAAAATAATATTCCATGATGATTCGGACATGAATAGTTTTGTAAAAGCCAAGTATGTTGAAGGAAAATCAAGCTTCAACCTATTGTTTTTTTTGAGTCCAGATATTCATCTGAATGCAGACGATTGCAAAACGCAATTTATATTTAAGAAAAACCAGTATATTTTACATTATACCCCAGAAGAAAGCCAAGCTGAGCTTTGGACAAATAATGAAACAATGAAATATCTCCAGATTCAAATTAAATATCAATACATTTCCAATCTCATTGATCCCGAATCTCATAAGGAAAATGCTGAAATTTTGGAGCAGATGATTCATAATAATTTTATTTTTCTACACAAAGAAACTCCACCCAACATGACTGTAGAAATGCACATCATTCTAAAGGAAATTCTCAGTTATTATCGAAAAGGTGTGATGCAGAAACTTTTTGTGGAGGCTAAAATTATTAAGCTGTTAATTCTAATTTTCGAACAGTTTAATGAAAAAGATACGGCGCAAGATTTGCCTGAAACGCCTTTACTTATAAAGAAATTTGTTGATGACAACTTTCATAGAAATATAAAAATCGAAGAGATCAGTAAAATTTTAGGAATCAATGAAAGCAAAATCAGAAAAGAGTTTAAAATTCATTATCACATGACGATTGTGGATTACATATCTGAACTAAGAATGCTGAAAGCCAAGAAATTGATCGTCAATAATGAGTTGATGATTAAAGAGATTGCGATAGATTGCGGTTACGAATATGTACAAAACTTCACTCGTGCCTTTAAAAAGAAGTTTGGTATTTCTCCGGAAAAATTGCGAACAGACTCTATATAA
- a CDS encoding DNA repair protein RecN, whose protein sequence is MLSRIYIKNFALIDALDVSLKNGLQVITGETGAGKSIILGALRLILGERADVKSISKAEEKSIVETEFDLNNQFKKFFIENDLDYEHQTIIRREILPSGKSRAFINDVPVTLDVLKELTSQLIDIHSQFETSNLFTADYQFKIIDGLSENKKIIEEYQQDFLEFQSLKTQLKKFQTQLSENTKESDYKQFLLNELEDLKLDDVDYDGLQNQLSVQENAGMISENIAQILSRFHQEEIGILSFFNEAKNKLSKIADVSHSFSELDDRLEGSFVELKDILQELEDEAEKIEINPENLAILSELNNKINALFLKHNVSGVDELKEIRDQLSGEQKGTAEIEAYIAEIEINIAKKEKSLQSSAEKLSKNRKKSVPVFIKKAEDLLKKLGLEKAKVDIELTDVPEFNQFGKENIQLLFQANSGFPLKPIQTAISGGERSRVMLAVKKIIAESDMLPTLILDEIDTGVSGKVAEEIGNLMREMSQDMQLIVISHLAQVAAKGNDNYKVVKEDINGKTQSTIITLSEEEKLNEIAQLLSGSKITEAAMAQARELIG, encoded by the coding sequence ATGCTTTCGAGAATATACATTAAAAATTTTGCCCTTATTGATGCACTAGATGTGTCTTTAAAAAATGGTTTACAGGTCATTACCGGTGAAACCGGAGCCGGAAAATCAATTATTTTGGGTGCGCTTCGATTAATCTTAGGGGAAAGAGCTGATGTGAAATCCATCTCAAAAGCTGAAGAGAAGAGTATTGTAGAAACTGAATTTGATCTGAATAATCAGTTTAAAAAATTCTTTATAGAAAACGATCTTGATTACGAGCATCAAACGATTATCAGGAGAGAGATTTTGCCTTCAGGAAAGTCGAGAGCGTTTATCAATGACGTTCCGGTGACTCTAGATGTGCTTAAAGAACTAACTTCACAGTTGATCGATATTCACTCACAGTTTGAAACGTCTAATCTTTTTACGGCAGATTATCAGTTTAAAATTATCGATGGACTTTCGGAGAATAAAAAGATCATTGAAGAGTATCAGCAGGATTTTTTAGAATTTCAAAGTCTAAAAACACAGCTTAAAAAATTCCAGACACAGCTTTCAGAAAATACAAAAGAAAGCGATTACAAACAATTTCTTCTGAATGAATTGGAAGATTTAAAACTCGATGATGTGGATTATGATGGGTTGCAAAATCAGCTTTCTGTACAGGAAAACGCAGGAATGATTTCTGAAAATATTGCTCAGATTCTCTCAAGATTTCATCAGGAAGAAATTGGGATTCTTTCTTTCTTTAATGAAGCTAAAAATAAACTCTCGAAAATTGCGGATGTTTCTCACTCGTTTTCTGAATTGGATGACAGGCTGGAAGGTTCTTTTGTTGAACTAAAAGATATTCTCCAAGAATTGGAAGACGAAGCAGAAAAAATTGAAATCAATCCTGAAAATTTAGCCATACTTTCTGAACTGAATAATAAAATCAACGCTTTATTTCTGAAGCATAATGTTTCTGGTGTTGATGAATTGAAAGAAATCAGAGATCAGTTATCCGGCGAACAAAAAGGAACAGCAGAAATCGAAGCTTACATAGCAGAAATTGAAATCAATATTGCTAAAAAAGAAAAATCACTTCAGTCTTCAGCCGAAAAACTATCAAAAAACAGAAAGAAAAGCGTTCCTGTTTTCATTAAAAAAGCAGAAGATTTATTGAAGAAATTAGGTCTTGAAAAAGCAAAAGTAGACATCGAATTAACCGATGTTCCTGAGTTTAATCAATTTGGAAAAGAAAATATTCAGCTTTTATTTCAGGCGAATTCTGGTTTTCCACTAAAACCTATTCAGACTGCTATTTCCGGCGGTGAAAGATCGAGAGTTATGTTGGCGGTAAAGAAAATTATTGCCGAAAGTGATATGCTTCCAACGCTTATTTTAGATGAAATCGACACAGGAGTTTCAGGAAAAGTTGCCGAAGAAATCGGAAATCTGATGCGTGAAATGTCTCAGGATATGCAGTTAATTGTGATTTCTCACTTAGCGCAAGTTGCTGCAAAAGGAAATGATAATTACAAAGTGGTCAAAGAAGATATCAACGGCAAAACGCAGTCGACAATTATTACTTTAAGCGAAGAAGAAAAATTAAATGAGATTGCACAATTGCTTTCCGGAAGTAAGATTACGGAAGCGGCAATGGCACAGGCGAGGGAATTGATTGGGTAG
- the fumC gene encoding class II fumarate hydratase yields MNYRIEKDTMGEVQVPVDKFWGAQTERSRNNFKIGPEGSMPTEIIEAFAYLKKAAAFTNTDLGVLPAEKRDMIGKVCDEILEGKLNDQFPLVIWQTGSGTQSNMNVNEVIANRSHVNAGGNLGDKTEVHPNDDVNKSQSSNDTYPTAMHIAAYKKVVETTIPAVEKLRDTLAQKTEEFKNIVKIGRTHLMDATPLTLGQEFSGYVAQLNYGIKALKNTLPHLSELALGGTAVGTGLNTPKGYDVKVAEYIAKFTNLPFITAENKFEALAAHDAIVESHGALKQLAVSLYKIAQDVRLLASGPRSGIGEIHIPENEPGSSIMPGKVNPTQNEALTMVCAQVLGNDTTISFAGTQGNYELNVFKPVMAYNFLQSAQLIADACISFNDHCAVGIEPNHERIKELVDKSLMLVTALNTHIGYENAAKIAKTAHKNGTTLKEEAINLGFVTSEQFDEWVKPEDMVGSLK; encoded by the coding sequence ATGAATTACAGAATAGAAAAAGACACCATGGGTGAAGTGCAGGTTCCTGTTGATAAGTTTTGGGGCGCACAAACAGAACGTTCTAGAAACAATTTCAAGATCGGTCCTGAAGGATCTATGCCTACAGAAATCATCGAAGCTTTTGCTTATTTAAAGAAAGCAGCAGCTTTTACCAACACAGATCTGGGAGTTCTTCCCGCAGAAAAAAGAGATATGATTGGCAAAGTTTGCGACGAGATTCTTGAAGGAAAACTGAACGATCAATTTCCGTTGGTGATCTGGCAAACCGGTTCAGGAACACAGTCAAATATGAATGTGAATGAGGTAATCGCCAATCGTTCGCATGTAAATGCAGGAGGAAATCTTGGGGATAAAACTGAAGTTCACCCGAATGATGATGTCAACAAATCCCAGTCTTCAAATGACACTTACCCAACCGCAATGCACATCGCAGCTTATAAAAAAGTGGTTGAAACTACAATCCCTGCTGTGGAAAAACTGAGAGATACTTTAGCACAAAAAACAGAAGAATTTAAAAATATCGTCAAAATCGGGAGAACACATTTGATGGATGCGACGCCATTGACTTTAGGTCAGGAATTTTCAGGATACGTTGCTCAATTGAATTACGGTATTAAAGCTTTAAAAAATACTTTACCACATCTTTCTGAATTGGCTTTAGGAGGAACTGCAGTGGGAACAGGATTGAATACACCAAAAGGTTATGATGTAAAAGTAGCGGAATATATTGCAAAATTCACCAATCTTCCTTTTATAACGGCAGAAAATAAATTTGAAGCGTTGGCAGCTCACGATGCGATTGTAGAATCTCACGGAGCGCTGAAACAATTGGCGGTTTCATTATATAAAATCGCTCAGGATGTAAGATTGCTTGCTTCAGGACCACGTTCAGGAATTGGCGAAATCCATATCCCGGAAAACGAGCCAGGTTCATCAATCATGCCAGGAAAAGTAAATCCTACTCAAAATGAGGCGTTAACGATGGTTTGTGCTCAGGTTTTAGGAAACGATACCACGATTTCTTTTGCGGGAACTCAGGGGAATTATGAGCTGAATGTTTTCAAACCAGTGATGGCTTACAATTTCTTACAATCTGCCCAATTGATTGCTGACGCATGTATTTCATTTAACGATCATTGTGCAGTTGGAATAGAACCCAACCACGAGAGAATCAAAGAATTGGTAGACAAATCTTTGATGTTGGTAACCGCTTTGAATACGCATATCGGTTATGAAAATGCCGCAAAAATTGCAAAGACCGCTCATAAAAACGGAACAACTTTAAAAGAAGAAGCCATTAATCTTGGCTTTGTAACATCTGAACAGTTTGATGAATGGGTGAAACCTGAAGATATGGTGGGAAGTTTAAAATAA